The Helicobacter pylori NQ4053 genome contains a region encoding:
- a CDS encoding O-antigen ligase family protein, protein MLKERLKAFFSADSVFTLVFALFFLTSFKKPLTQVLLIVLMVFLFFRCYFQASLKETFAINHLKTMPFKWLTLAFLGVFLSIFPNMFNMYDSQTFRYNLFALNMSLTYACGALCLLFASCLRIKLNQKVLFYSMAVANFINGLLSLVQKIYFNMPRAQGFSTVKEYVVLVSVSILGCYIYALYSQNQKEKLFFTLSVFVGFLVVILSATRSATIAFVATFLILSCFILCAKKSLKPLGYMVVVSLILSALYVGSNALEKRGAIEQSRVQNQSFEEDLKRYAKKDADSSIGWRLERWKEALTVLRLRPFFGMAASEKCQRLEEILSLSKSYRAKDLILCYERYDNQIIHVLATRGIIGFLIWLFFLLVIVKIFWSGIKQNSLISFFILTTLAFYLIFGIGFDPFDFFITGSFFVGMIMMAVFLKKDKSAF, encoded by the coding sequence GTGTTGAAAGAGCGTTTGAAAGCCTTTTTTAGTGCGGACTCTGTTTTCACTCTAGTTTTTGCTCTTTTCTTTCTCACTTCGTTTAAAAAACCTTTAACGCAAGTCTTATTGATTGTTTTAATGGTTTTTTTGTTTTTTAGGTGTTATTTCCAAGCGTCTTTGAAAGAAACTTTTGCAATTAATCATTTAAAAACCATGCCTTTTAAATGGCTCACTCTGGCTTTTTTGGGCGTGTTTTTAAGCATCTTCCCTAACATGTTCAACATGTATGATAGCCAAACTTTCCGCTACAATTTATTCGCTCTAAACATGTCCTTAACTTACGCTTGCGGGGCGTTATGCTTGCTTTTTGCCAGTTGTTTAAGAATCAAATTGAATCAAAAAGTCCTTTTTTACAGCATGGCTGTTGCAAATTTCATCAACGGCTTGCTTTCATTAGTGCAAAAAATTTATTTTAACATGCCCAGAGCGCAAGGGTTTAGCACGGTTAAGGAGTATGTGGTTTTAGTGAGCGTTTCCATTTTAGGCTGTTATATTTATGCGCTTTATTCGCAAAATCAAAAAGAAAAACTTTTTTTCACCCTTTCTGTTTTTGTGGGGTTTTTAGTCGTTATTTTAAGCGCTACAAGGAGCGCGACGATCGCTTTTGTGGCTACTTTTTTAATCCTTTCTTGCTTTATTTTATGTGCCAAAAAATCGCTCAAACCATTGGGTTATATGGTGGTTGTGAGTCTGATTTTGAGCGCTTTGTATGTGGGGAGTAACGCTTTAGAAAAAAGGGGGGCAATAGAGCAATCTAGGGTTCAAAACCAAAGCTTTGAAGAAGATTTGAAACGCTACGCTAAAAAGGACGCTGATAGCAGTATCGGGTGGCGTTTGGAGCGCTGGAAAGAAGCCCTAACGGTTTTGCGTTTAAGGCCCTTTTTTGGTATGGCCGCTAGCGAGAAATGCCAGAGATTAGAAGAGATTTTATCCTTATCAAAGTCTTATAGAGCCAAAGATTTGATTCTTTGTTATGAAAGATACGACAATCAAATCATTCATGTTCTAGCCACTAGGGGGATCATAGGCTTTTTAATCTGGCTCTTTTTTTTACTAGTTATTGTAAAGATTTTTTGGAGCGGGATCAAGCAAAATTCTTTAATATCATTCTTTATATTAACGACACTCGCTTTTTACCTCATTTTTGGCATCGGGTTTGACCCCTTTGATTTCTTCATTACGGGAAGTTTTTTTGTAGGAATGATCATGATGGCTGTTTTTTTAAAAAAAGATAAAAGCGCTTTTTAG
- the rpsO gene encoding 30S ribosomal protein S15, translating to MALNLEKKQEIIKAFATKENDTGSCEVQVALLNERIRLLTEHLKANPKDHSSRLGLLKLVAQRRNLLKYIKRTNHARYVVLIEKLGIKDR from the coding sequence ATGGCTTTGAATCTGGAGAAAAAACAAGAAATCATTAAGGCGTTTGCCACTAAGGAAAACGATACGGGTTCTTGTGAGGTGCAAGTGGCGTTGTTGAATGAAAGGATCAGGCTTTTAACCGAGCATTTAAAGGCTAACCCCAAAGATCATTCCAGTCGTTTAGGGCTTTTAAAATTAGTCGCTCAAAGACGCAACTTGTTGAAATACATCAAACGCACTAACCATGCACGTTATGTGGTTTTGATTGAAAAGTTAGGCATTAAAGACAGATAA
- the flhA gene encoding flagellar biosynthesis protein FlhA, whose amino-acid sequence MANERSKLAFKKTFPVFKRFLQSKDLALVVFVIAILAIIIVPLPPFVLDFLLTISIALSVLIILIGLYIDKPTDFSAFPTLLLIVTLYRLALNVATTRMILTQGYKGPSAVSDIITAFGEFSVSGNYVIGAIIFSILVLVNLLVVTNGSTRVTEVRARFALDAMPGKQMAIDADLNSGLIDDKEAKKRRAALSQEADFYGAMDGASKFVKGDAIASIIITLINIIGGFLVGVFQRDMSLSFSASTFTILTIGDGLVGQIPALIIATATGIVATRTTQNEEEDFASKLITQLTNKSKTLVIVGAILLLFATIPGLPTFSLAFVGTLFLFIAWLISREGKDGLLTKLENYLSQKFGLDLSEKPHSSKIKPHAPTTRAKTQEELKREEEQAIDEVLKIEFLELALGYQLISLADMKQGGDLLERIRGIRKKIASDYGFLMPQIRIRDNLQLPPTHYEIKLKGIVIGEGMVMPDKFLAMNTGFVNKEIEGIPTKEPAFGMDALWIETKNKEEAIIQGYTIIDPSTVIATHTSELVKKYAEDFITKDEVKSLLERLAKDYPTIVEESKKIPTGAIRSVLQALLHEKIPIKDMLTILETITDIAPLVQNDVNILTEQVRARLSRVITNAFKSEDGRLKFLTFSTDSEQFLLNKLRENGTSKSLLLNVSELQKLIEVVSEEAMKVLQKGIAPVILIVEPNLRKALSNQMEQARIDVVVLSHAELDPNSNFEALGTIHINF is encoded by the coding sequence ATGGCAAACGAACGCTCCAAATTAGCTTTTAAAAAGACTTTCCCTGTCTTTAAACGCTTTTTGCAATCCAAAGACTTAGCCCTTGTGGTCTTTGTGATCGCTATTTTAGCGATCATTATCGTGCCGTTACCGCCTTTTGTGTTGGATTTTTTACTCACGATTTCTATCGCACTGTCGGTGTTGATTATTTTAATCGGGCTTTATATTGACAAGCCTACTGATTTTAGCGCTTTCCCCACTTTATTACTCATTGTAACCTTATACCGCTTGGCTTTAAATGTCGCCACCACTAGAATGATTTTAACCCAAGGCTATAAAGGGCCTAGCGCGGTGAGCGATATTATCACGGCGTTTGGGGAATTTAGCGTGAGCGGGAATTATGTGATTGGGGCGATTATCTTTAGTATTTTAGTGCTAGTGAATTTATTGGTGGTTACTAATGGCTCTACTAGGGTTACTGAAGTTAGGGCGCGATTCGCTCTAGACGCTATGCCAGGAAAGCAAATGGCGATTGATGCGGATTTAAACTCAGGGCTTATTGATGATAAGGAAGCTAAAAAACGGCGCGCCGCTCTAAGCCAAGAAGCGGATTTTTATGGCGCGATGGATGGTGCGTCTAAATTCGTCAAAGGCGATGCGATCGCTTCTATCATCATCACGCTTATTAATATTATTGGAGGGTTTTTAGTGGGCGTGTTTCAAAGGGATATGAGCTTGAGCTTTAGTGCTAGCACTTTCACTATCCTAACCATTGGCGATGGGCTTGTGGGGCAAATCCCTGCTTTAATCATTGCAACAGCGACCGGTATTGTCGCCACTCGCACCACGCAAAATGAAGAAGAGGACTTTGCTTCCAAACTCATCACACAGCTCACCAATAAAAGCAAAACTTTAGTGATTGTGGGGGCGATTTTATTGCTTTTTGCCACCATTCCTGGACTCCCTACCTTTTCTTTAGCGTTTGTAGGGACACTCTTTTTATTCATCGCATGGCTGATTAGCAGGGAGGGAAAAGACGGATTACTCACTAAATTAGAAAATTATTTGAGTCAAAAATTCGGCTTGGATTTGAGCGAAAAACCCCACAGCTCCAAAATCAAACCCCACGCCCCCACCACAAGGGCTAAAACCCAAGAAGAGCTTAAAAGAGAAGAAGAGCAAGCGATTGATGAAGTGTTAAAAATTGAATTTTTAGAATTGGCTTTAGGCTATCAGCTCATCAGCTTAGCGGACATGAAACAAGGGGGCGATTTGTTAGAAAGGATTAGGGGTATTAGAAAAAAGATAGCGAGCGATTATGGCTTTTTGATGCCTCAAATTAGGATTAGGGATAATTTACAGCTCCCCCCAACGCATTATGAAATCAAGCTTAAGGGCATTGTGATTGGTGAGGGCATGGTGATGCCAGATAAGTTTTTAGCCATGAATACCGGTTTTGTGAATAAAGAAATTGAAGGAATTCCTACTAAAGAGCCGGCTTTTGGAATGGACGCTTTATGGATTGAAACTAAAAATAAAGAAGAAGCCATTATTCAAGGCTATACTATTATTGATCCAAGCACCGTTATTGCGACACACACCAGCGAATTAGTGAAAAAATACGCTGAAGATTTTATCACTAAAGATGAAGTGAAATCCCTTTTAGAGCGCTTGGCTAAAGACTATCCTACAATTGTAGAAGAGAGTAAAAAAATCCCCACCGGTGCGATCCGCTCAGTCTTGCAAGCCTTGTTGCATGAAAAAATTCCCATTAAGGACATGCTCACTATTTTAGAAACGATTACCGATATTGCCCCATTGGTTCAAAACGATGTGAATATCTTAACCGAACAAGTGAGGGCGAGGCTTTCTAGGGTGATCACTAACGCTTTTAAATCTGAAGACGGGCGTTTGAAATTTTTAACCTTTTCTACCGATAGCGAACAATTTTTGCTTAATAAATTGCGAGAAAATGGCACTTCTAAGAGCCTGTTGCTCAATGTGAGCGAATTGCAAAAACTCATTGAAGTGGTCTCTGAAGAGGCCATGAAAGTCTTGCAAAAAGGGATCGCTCCGGTGATTTTGATCGTAGAGCCTAATTTAAGAAAAGCCCTTTCCAATCAAATGGAGCAGGCTAGGATTGATGTGGTCGTGCTAAGCCATGCTGAATTAGATCCTAACTCCAATTTTGAAGCTTTAGGCACGATCCACATTAACTTTTAA
- a CDS encoding 3',5'-cyclic-nucleotide phosphodiesterase, whose translation MQVYHLSHIDLDGYACQLVSKQFFKNIQCYNANYGREVSARIYEILNAIAQSKESEFLILISDLNLNLNEAEYLQDKIQEHRLQNKNIQIQLLDHHISGKEVAESFHWYFLDTNRCATKIVYEFLKKHYAILEPKNTTWLEPLVEMVNSVDIWDTQGYGFELGKVCMRMITQSSELNRFMFDDENRNYKLKLLEEVKNYLFLENAPVAYDNDLFKLKKIALGGDPDIETMDNISSNAQTHLLSLKKHDCSVYYQDKKGFLSYSMGGISVLANLFLTQNPDFDFYMDVNAKGNVSLRANGNCDVCELSQMCFNGGGHRNASGGKIDGFKESFNYKDIKEQVEEIFNNA comes from the coding sequence ATGCAAGTTTACCACCTTTCACACATTGATTTAGACGGCTATGCATGCCAGCTTGTTTCAAAACAATTTTTTAAAAATATCCAATGCTATAACGCTAATTACGGGCGTGAAGTCTCAGCGAGAATTTATGAAATTTTAAACGCAATCGCTCAATCTAAAGAGAGTGAATTTCTTATTTTGATTAGCGATTTGAATTTGAATTTAAACGAAGCAGAGTATTTGCAAGATAAAATCCAAGAACACCGCTTGCAAAATAAAAACATTCAAATCCAGCTTTTGGATCACCATATCAGCGGTAAGGAAGTGGCTGAGAGTTTCCATTGGTATTTTTTAGACACGAACCGCTGCGCGACTAAAATCGTGTATGAATTTTTGAAAAAGCATTACGCTATTTTAGAGCCAAAAAACACAACATGGCTAGAGCCTTTAGTGGAAATGGTCAATTCTGTGGATATTTGGGACACGCAGGGTTATGGTTTTGAATTAGGCAAGGTGTGTATGCGCATGATCACTCAAAGCTCTGAATTGAACCGCTTCATGTTTGATGATGAAAACCGCAACTATAAGTTAAAGCTTTTAGAAGAAGTTAAAAACTATTTGTTTTTAGAAAATGCCCCTGTAGCCTATGATAATGATTTGTTCAAACTCAAAAAAATCGCTTTAGGGGGCGACCCTGATATAGAAACGATGGACAATATCTCTTCAAATGCGCAAACGCATTTGCTCTCTTTAAAAAAGCATGATTGCAGCGTTTATTACCAAGATAAAAAAGGGTTTTTAAGCTATTCTATGGGGGGTATTAGCGTGTTGGCTAACCTTTTTTTAACGCAAAATCCGGATTTTGATTTTTATATGGATGTGAACGCTAAAGGGAATGTGAGCTTAAGGGCGAATGGGAATTGCGATGTGTGCGAACTCAGTCAAATGTGTTTTAATGGGGGCGGGCATAGGAATGCGAGCGGGGGCAAGATTGATGGCTTTAAAGAAAGCTTTAATTATAAGGACATTAAAGAGCAAGTTGAAGAAATTTTCAATAATGCTTAA
- the hsrA gene encoding response regulator-like transcription factor HsrA, with product MRVLLIEKNSVLGGEIEKGLNVKGFMADVTESLEDGEYLMDIRNYDLVMVSDKNALSFVSRIKEKHSSIVVLVSSDNPTSEEEVHAFEQGADDYIAKPYRSIKALVARIEARLRFWGSNVIEIGDLTISPDEEKIIYKGREVEVKGKPFEVLTHLARHRDQIVSKEQLLDAIWEEPEMVTPNVIEVAINQIRQKMDKPLGISTVETVRRRGYRFCYPKPACEE from the coding sequence ATGCGCGTTCTACTGATTGAAAAAAATTCTGTTTTGGGTGGAGAAATTGAAAAGGGCTTAAATGTTAAAGGCTTTATGGCTGATGTAACAGAGAGTTTAGAGGATGGGGAGTATCTTATGGATATTAGGAATTATGACTTAGTTATGGTTAGCGATAAAAACGCTTTAAGTTTTGTTTCTAGAATCAAGGAGAAGCATTCTTCTATTGTTGTTTTAGTTTCTTCTGATAACCCTACAAGCGAAGAAGAAGTCCATGCGTTTGAGCAAGGCGCGGACGATTACATCGCTAAACCTTATCGCAGCATTAAAGCTTTAGTCGCAAGGATTGAGGCTCGTTTGAGGTTTTGGGGCTCTAATGTGATTGAAATTGGGGATTTGACCATTAGCCCTGATGAAGAAAAGATTATTTACAAGGGGCGTGAAGTTGAAGTGAAAGGGAAGCCTTTTGAAGTGCTTACCCATCTTGCCAGACATAGGGATCAGATTGTCTCCAAAGAACAGCTTTTAGACGCTATTTGGGAAGAGCCTGAAATGGTTACCCCTAATGTGATTGAAGTGGCTATCAATCAAATCCGCCAAAAAATGGATAAACCCTTGGGGATTTCCACGGTTGAAACCGTGAGACGCAGAGGCTATCGTTTTTGCTACCCCAAACCGGCGTGTGAAGAATAA
- a CDS encoding metallophosphoesterase: MLISIAFLLVLCLLNYSSFRMLKSFLTLKKISQYAYLWFFILLSIGEAAFAFYRNTMPSHLFVLTSACSFVSFIVFIFSLSFYGFSYSVEKIDFLHSRRKSLKNFLKLGFYLALLGYFWRGFYEGLARPKIKETPIYLDKLDKELKIILLTDMHVGSLLQKDFVDYIVEEVNQKEVDMVLIGGDLVDESIEKVKSFLLPLNNLKSTHGTFYVPGNHEYYHGIEPILSFLDTLNLTILGNECVHLGGINLCGVYDYFARKRQNFAPDIDKALKKRDSSKPTILLAHQPKQIRSLKESHSVDLVLSGHTHAGQIFPFSLLVKLAQTYLYGLYKHSGTTQIYVSSGAGYWGVPLRFLAPSEIAYLRLLPKNQA, from the coding sequence ATGCTGATCTCCATAGCGTTTTTATTGGTTTTGTGTCTTTTGAATTATAGTTCTTTTAGGATGTTGAAATCGTTTTTAACCTTAAAGAAAATCTCTCAATACGCTTATTTATGGTTTTTTATCCTTTTGAGCATAGGCGAGGCGGCTTTTGCTTTTTACAGAAATACTATGCCTAGCCATTTGTTTGTTTTGACTTCGGCGTGTTCGTTTGTATCTTTTATTGTTTTTATTTTTTCTTTAAGTTTTTACGGGTTTTCCTACTCTGTAGAAAAAATAGATTTTTTGCATTCAAGGCGTAAAAGTTTAAAAAACTTTTTAAAATTAGGGTTTTATCTGGCGTTATTAGGGTATTTTTGGCGCGGGTTTTATGAAGGGTTGGCCCGCCCTAAAATCAAAGAAACCCCTATTTATTTGGATAAGCTGGATAAAGAATTAAAGATTATTTTACTCACAGACATGCATGTGGGGAGTTTGTTGCAAAAAGATTTTGTTGATTACATTGTAGAAGAAGTCAATCAAAAAGAAGTGGATATGGTGCTGATTGGGGGGGATTTAGTGGATGAAAGCATTGAAAAAGTCAAATCTTTTTTACTGCCCTTAAACAATCTTAAAAGCACGCATGGCACTTTTTATGTGCCAGGAAATCATGAGTATTATCATGGCATAGAGCCGATTTTATCGTTTCTTGACACGCTTAATTTGACGATTTTAGGGAATGAATGCGTGCATTTAGGGGGGATCAATTTGTGCGGTGTGTATGATTATTTCGCAAGGAAGCGTCAAAATTTTGCCCCTGATATTGACAAAGCTTTAAAAAAGCGTGATAGTAGTAAGCCCACGATCCTTTTGGCCCACCAACCTAAGCAAATTAGAAGCCTCAAAGAAAGCCACTCTGTGGATTTAGTGCTTTCAGGGCATACCCATGCAGGGCAAATCTTTCCCTTTAGCCTTTTAGTCAAGTTAGCGCAAACCTATTTATATGGTTTATACAAGCACAGCGGCACCACTCAAATTTATGTGAGCAGTGGGGCAGGGTATTGGGGTGTTCCCTTAAGGTTTTTAGCCCCTAGCGAGATCGCATACCTTAGGCTTTTACCTAAAAATCAAGCTTGA
- the acs gene encoding acetate--CoA ligase: MQLDEDLEFAKKIFNPNRAFAKQARIKNMCEYKDLVYEANEDYEHFWGELAKQKLTWFKPFDKVLNSDNAPFFKWFENGKINVSYNCIDRHLKDKKNKVAIIFEGEMGDYNVITYRKLHSEVNKTANLLKNEFNVKKGDRVIIYMPMIVESVYMMLACARIGAIHSIVFAGFSPEALRDRINDAQAKLVITADGTFRKGKPYMLKPALDKALENNACPSVEKALIVIRNAKEIDYVRGRDFVYNEMVNYQSDKCEPEMMDSEDPLFLLYTSGSTGKPKGVQHSSAGYLLWAQMTMEWVFDIRDNDNFWCTADIGWITGHTYVVYGPLACGATTLILEGTMSYPDYGRWWRMIEEYRVDKFYTSPTAIRMLHAKGENEPLKYNLDSLKVLGTVGEPINPTAWKWFYEKIGNSKCSIVDTWWQTETGGHIISPLPGATPIRASCATLPLPGIHAEVLNEDGTKTKPGEQGFLCITKPWPSMVRNIWGDEKRYIDSYFSQIKLNGEYVYLSGDGAIVDENGYITIIGRTDDIVNVSGHRIGTAEVESAISKHEMVVECAVVGIPDTIKGEGLFAFVVLCDGAKCNLGESLELLKEMNHILSVEIGKIAKLDNVMYVPGLPKTRSGKIMRRLLKSIAKKEPITQDLSTLEDVNVVKEIMSIAQMEE, from the coding sequence ATGCAATTAGACGAAGATTTAGAATTCGCTAAAAAAATCTTTAACCCTAACAGAGCGTTTGCCAAGCAAGCCAGGATTAAAAACATGTGCGAATATAAAGATTTAGTGTATGAAGCCAATGAAGATTATGAACATTTTTGGGGCGAGTTAGCCAAGCAAAAACTCACATGGTTTAAACCTTTTGATAAGGTTTTAAACAGCGATAACGCCCCTTTTTTCAAATGGTTTGAAAACGGCAAAATCAATGTTTCTTACAATTGCATAGACAGGCATTTAAAAGACAAAAAAAATAAAGTGGCGATCATTTTTGAAGGGGAAATGGGGGATTATAATGTCATCACTTACAGAAAACTCCACTCTGAAGTCAATAAAACAGCCAACCTTTTAAAAAACGAATTCAATGTCAAAAAAGGCGACAGAGTCATTATCTATATGCCCATGATTGTAGAAAGCGTTTATATGATGCTCGCATGCGCTAGGATTGGAGCGATCCATAGCATCGTTTTTGCTGGGTTTAGCCCTGAAGCCTTGAGGGATAGGATCAACGACGCTCAAGCCAAATTAGTTATCACAGCAGATGGGACTTTTAGAAAAGGCAAACCCTACATGCTCAAGCCAGCCCTTGACAAGGCTCTAGAAAATAATGCCTGCCCTAGTGTGGAAAAAGCGCTCATTGTGATACGAAACGCCAAAGAGATTGACTATGTGAGAGGGCGCGATTTTGTCTATAATGAAATGGTCAATTACCAATCCGATAAATGCGAACCTGAAATGATGGACTCTGAAGATCCTTTATTCTTGCTCTATACAAGCGGATCAACCGGGAAACCTAAAGGCGTTCAACACAGCAGTGCAGGGTATTTGTTATGGGCACAAATGACGATGGAGTGGGTTTTTGATATTAGAGATAACGATAATTTTTGGTGCACCGCTGATATTGGTTGGATCACAGGGCACACTTATGTGGTTTATGGACCTTTAGCTTGCGGGGCAACGACTTTGATACTAGAAGGCACGATGTCTTATCCGGATTATGGGAGATGGTGGAGGATGATAGAAGAATACCGCGTGGATAAATTCTACACTTCCCCTACCGCTATAAGAATGTTGCATGCCAAAGGTGAAAACGAACCCTTAAAGTATAATTTAGACTCACTCAAAGTTTTAGGAACGGTGGGAGAGCCCATTAACCCTACGGCATGGAAATGGTTTTATGAAAAAATCGGCAATTCAAAATGCAGTATCGTGGATACTTGGTGGCAAACAGAAACAGGCGGGCATATCATCAGCCCTTTACCGGGAGCTACGCCTATAAGGGCCAGTTGTGCGACTTTACCTTTGCCTGGAATCCATGCAGAAGTTTTAAACGAAGACGGCACCAAAACAAAGCCCGGAGAGCAAGGGTTTTTATGCATCACTAAGCCATGGCCTTCTATGGTAAGAAACATTTGGGGCGATGAAAAACGATACATTGATAGCTATTTTTCTCAGATCAAGTTGAATGGGGAATATGTCTACCTCTCTGGAGATGGCGCTATCGTGGATGAAAACGGATATATCACTATTATTGGGCGCACAGATGATATTGTGAATGTGAGCGGGCATAGGATTGGCACGGCTGAAGTGGAGAGCGCTATTTCTAAACATGAAATGGTGGTTGAATGTGCGGTAGTGGGTATCCCTGATACGATTAAAGGAGAGGGCTTATTTGCGTTTGTGGTGCTGTGTGATGGGGCTAAATGCAATCTTGGCGAGAGTTTAGAATTGTTAAAAGAAATGAATCATATCTTATCCGTTGAGATTGGAAAGATCGCGAAATTAGACAATGTCATGTATGTGCCGGGTTTACCTAAAACCAGAAGCGGGAAAATCATGAGAAGGCTTTTGAAATCTATCGCCAAAAAGGAGCCCATCACTCAAGATTTAAGCACGCTAGAAGATGTGAATGTGGTTAAAGAAATAATGAGCATCGCTCAAATGGAGGAATGA
- the rimP gene encoding ribosome maturation factor RimP, producing MTKKIEEKIEGVIESLGYLLYDVSLVKENEQHVLRVSLKNPNGAVSLDICQQVSEVISPLLDVCDFIQDAYILEVSSMGLERTLKTPKHFKLSLGEKVEVKLTNKESFQAVLKDANDWSADFELENHAIKSVEYKDLKKVKTLFEW from the coding sequence ATGACTAAAAAAATAGAAGAGAAAATAGAGGGCGTGATTGAAAGTTTGGGATACTTGCTTTATGATGTGAGTTTGGTTAAAGAAAACGAGCAGCATGTTTTAAGGGTGAGCCTTAAAAACCCTAATGGGGCGGTTAGTTTGGACATTTGCCAACAAGTGAGCGAGGTGATTTCGCCCTTATTAGATGTGTGCGATTTTATTCAAGACGCTTATATTTTAGAAGTGAGCTCCATGGGGTTAGAAAGAACGCTTAAAACCCCCAAACACTTCAAGCTTTCTTTAGGCGAAAAAGTGGAAGTCAAACTCACAAATAAAGAAAGCTTTCAAGCGGTCCTTAAAGACGCTAACGATTGGAGCGCGGATTTTGAATTAGAGAATCACGCTATCAAAAGCGTGGAATATAAAGATTTAAAGAAAGTTAAAACGCTTTTTGAGTGGTGA
- the rbfA gene encoding 30S ribosome-binding factor RbfA — MNAHKERLESNLLELLQEALASLNDGELNSLSVTKVECSKGKHHALVFVLSSDHKILSKLKKAEGLIRQFVLQASGWFKCPKLSFVSDNSLEKQLRLDAIFNEIAKGKDND; from the coding sequence ATGAACGCTCATAAAGAACGCTTAGAATCCAATCTTTTAGAATTACTGCAAGAGGCTTTAGCGAGTTTGAATGATGGCGAGTTGAATTCTTTAAGCGTTACTAAAGTGGAATGCTCTAAAGGGAAACACCACGCTTTGGTGTTTGTGCTTTCATCAGATCATAAAATCCTTTCCAAATTGAAAAAAGCTGAGGGTTTGATTAGGCAGTTTGTTTTGCAAGCGAGCGGGTGGTTTAAATGCCCAAAACTCAGTTTTGTTTCAGACAACAGCTTAGAAAAGCAACTCCGCCTAGACGCCATATTCAATGAAATCGCTAAAGGGAAAGATAATGACTAA
- a CDS encoding DUF448 domain-containing protein has translation MRKTEIKIRMCVACRMRQPQKDLLRLKSFDNQIMEFDGKGRSFYVCGNCLKNGEKKLLKAVSKIKNAPKDTKNIITWIKERSIA, from the coding sequence TTGAGAAAGACTGAAATTAAAATCCGCATGTGTGTGGCGTGCAGAATGCGCCAACCCCAAAAGGATTTGTTGCGTTTGAAAAGTTTTGACAATCAAATCATGGAGTTTGATGGTAAAGGCCGTAGTTTTTATGTGTGTGGAAATTGTTTGAAAAATGGAGAAAAAAAGTTGTTGAAAGCGGTTTCAAAAATAAAGAATGCCCCAAAAGATACCAAAAATATCATTACTTGGATTAAGGAGAGAAGCATAGCATGA
- the thrB gene encoding homoserine kinase, whose product MVVSVPATSANLGPGFDCLGLSLNLRNRFFIEPSSFHAVKLVGEGEGIPKFLTNNIFTKVFYEILKKHGNDRSFKFLLHNKVPITRGMGSSSAMIVGAVASAFAFLGFPFDRENIVNTALIYENHPDNITPAVFGGYNAAFVEKKKVISLKTKIPSFLKAVMVIPNRAISTKQSRHLLPKRYSVQESVFNLSHASLMTMAIVQGKWDLLRCCSKDRMHQYKRMQTYPVLFAIQKLALENNALMSTLSGSGSSFFNMCYEEDAPKLKQVLSKKFPKFRVAVLDFDNDGVLIEKD is encoded by the coding sequence TTGGTAGTGAGTGTTCCTGCAACAAGTGCGAATTTAGGCCCCGGTTTTGATTGCTTGGGTTTGAGCTTGAATTTACGCAATCGTTTTTTTATTGAGCCTAGCAGTTTTCATGCGGTGAAATTGGTTGGGGAGGGTGAAGGGATCCCTAAGTTTTTAACCAACAATATTTTCACTAAAGTGTTTTATGAGATTTTAAAAAAGCATGGGAATGACAGATCGTTTAAATTTTTATTGCATAATAAAGTCCCTATTACAAGGGGCATGGGGTCTAGCTCGGCGATGATTGTGGGGGCGGTCGCTTCAGCGTTTGCGTTTTTAGGGTTTCCTTTTGATAGAGAAAATATTGTCAATACCGCTTTAATTTATGAAAACCACCCGGATAATATCACCCCGGCGGTGTTTGGGGGGTATAATGCAGCGTTTGTGGAAAAAAAGAAAGTGATAAGTTTAAAAACCAAAATCCCTTCTTTTTTAAAAGCGGTGATGGTGATCCCTAATAGGGCCATTTCCACCAAGCAATCGCGCCACCTCTTGCCCAAGCGTTACAGCGTGCAAGAAAGCGTGTTTAACCTTTCGCATGCGAGTTTGATGACGATGGCGATTGTGCAAGGGAAGTGGGATTTGTTGCGTTGTTGTTCTAAAGACAGGATGCATCAATACAAGCGCATGCAAACTTATCCCGTGTTGTTTGCGATCCAAAAGCTCGCTTTAGAAAATAACGCCTTAATGAGCACGCTTTCAGGGAGCGGTTCGTCGTTTTTTAACATGTGTTATGAAGAAGACGCCCCTAAATTAAAGCAGGTTTTGAGCAAGAAATTCCCTAAATTTAGGGTAGCGGTTTTAGATTTTGACAATGATGGAGTCCTTATTGAGAAAGACTGA